The following proteins come from a genomic window of Rutidosis leptorrhynchoides isolate AG116_Rl617_1_P2 chromosome 10, CSIRO_AGI_Rlap_v1, whole genome shotgun sequence:
- the LOC139871093 gene encoding uncharacterized protein produces the protein MRLLVKNLKDQSVKIKMIDPYASPEIPVVMRTDPGEFQIPCLIRCPIPVIGLADTGSSINVMPFSVYNRLGLPSLEPIKGNVCFADSRLHEPLGVVKEVEVIVRCAFYRIDFVVMDMKEDLITPSIIGSPFLATARALTMPIIL, from the exons ATGAGGTTACTAGTGAAAAATTTGAAAGATCAGAGTGTGAAAATaaagatgattg ATCCATATGCATCACCTGAAATTCCTGTTGTTATGCGCACTGATCCGGGGGAATTCCAAATCCCTTGCTTAATTCGTTGTCCCATTCCTGTTATTggattagctgatactggttctagcattaatgttatgccattTTCCGTTTACAATCGATTAGGATTACCATCGTTGGAACCTATCAAAGGGAATGTGTGCTTTGCTGATAGTCGTTTACATGAACCATTGGGGGTTGTTAAAGAAGTTGAAGTTATCGTCAGGTGTGCTTTCTATAGAATTGATTTTGTGgttatggacatgaaagaagatctgATAACTCCTTCAATCATAGGATCTCCGTTTCTAGCTACTGCTCGTGCATTAACTATGCCGATAATACTTTAA